The Proteiniborus sp. DW1 DNA window TCTTAAAAGGAAAGACATACCTGTAGAAATACATACAGATTCTGCCTATTTATGCAACTGCTTTAACCAAAAATGGTATGTTAAGTGGCAAAAAAATGGGTGGATGAATTCTAAAAAGGAGCCAGTTGAAAATAAGGATTTATGGAGTGAGCTAATTGATTTAGTTAATAATTTTAAGAGCATTAGTTTTGTAAAAGTTAAAGGACATAGCGGAGTAGAGCTTAATGAGCTTGCAGATGCATTAGCCAATAGAGGTATGTCAGAATTAAAGAAATAATTTTGTAGCTTATGTGTAACAGATCTGTAACATCTTAGGCTTCAAAATAGAGTAGAATATATTTAGTAGACTTTTTTAAACAAAATTAGACAATATAACAAATAATTTTATGGAGGTCATCATAGCATATGAGGAAATATCTGATCTTATCAACATTAATTGTACTTGTATTAGCACTATCATTATTAGTTACAGGCTGTCAAGCATCAAAAGACCCATCTGATGGTAAAGTTGTACAAGCAGATACTATTGATGATGAGAAGAATGAACAAAAAGAAGAAAACAAAAATAAGGAAGAAATATCAGAAGAAGAAAAAAGAGCTGAGTATGAAAAGAAAATTGCAGAAAGAGAAGCTTTAGAAGAGCAAAGAAAGAAGGACCTAGGAGATTTTTATGTACCCTTGCTTCCACTAGATGATAATAGGGAGATAAAAAAGGTGGAAGCTAAGGGACTTTTTGTGACAGGCAATGTGGCTGGTATGCCTGTAGACAAGGCAAATGTACAGTTATATGCAGATTATACAAGAGCCTTACATGAAAAAAATAATACTAAGATTAATGAATTAAAATCTCAAGCGGACAATCTTAATAAATTTGAAAAAATATTAGGAATAGCTGTAGCTACAGAAATCAACACTTTAGTTATTGACGTAAAAGATGATGATGGACGAATGACATATAAAAGTAATATAGCAATTGTAGAACAGGTAGAGGCAGATAAAAACCCTAGAATTAAAGATGTCAAAGCATTGATAGAATTACTTAAGGAGTATGATATTTATCCTATAGCTAGGATTGTAACATTTAAAGACAAAAATTTTGCTAGCCATAGAACAGACCATGCTATTCAGTTAAAATCAGGAGGAGTTTGGAGAGATAATAAAGGTGTTGCATGGGTAAACCCATATGATAAATTTGTGTGGGATTATAATATAGCTATTGCAAAGGAAGCGGTACTGAATGGTTTTGAGGAAATCCAATTTGATTATATACGCTTTCCAGATAACGCAAAGAAATATAATCCTATAACAGATTTTCCAGGTAGAGATGGTAGAGCTAAGGATGAAGCAATAGAAGATTTCTTAGAATATGCAAAACAAGAATTGGAGCCTTATAAAGTAAATATAGCAGCTGATGTTTTTGGAGTTATCACAAAATCTTGGGATGACAAGCCAGAAGATATTGGACAAACCTGGAGGAAAATGGCTAGGAGCATAGATTATATGTGTCCAATGATTTATCCTAGTCACTACAGTACAGGCTGGTATGGATATAAAGTACCAGATCAAGAACCTTATGGGGTTTTAGCAGGAGCATTAAAAGAAGCCATTGAAAGAAATGCTTCACTAAAGAATCCCCCAGTAATTAGACCTTGGATACAAGGCTTTACAGCTACTTGGGTTCCAGGGTATATAAAATATAATCCGAAGGAAGTTAGAGAACAAATATTAGCTGGTAAAGAGCTTGGAATTAATGAATACCTAGTTTGGAACGCAAGTAATGTTTATGATCCTCTTGCTTATTTTCCAATGGAAGCAGAAAACAACGTCATACATCCAGCTAAGAGACCAGATAAAGAAAAGGACTTAATAGGTAGAACACCTGAAAGTGTATTAAAAGACTATTTAAGTGCAGAGAAGAATAAAGTTTATTCAAAGATGTATCTACTTACGCCAATTAAGGATAGAGTGTTTGATTATGAAGAATTTAAAGCTAGTATAGAGTCATTAAATCTAAAATTAATTAAATTTGACGTAAGAGAATATACTTTAATCGATGAAAACAATGCAGAAGTTAAGCTTTCCTATGAATACAGTCAGCAAATAGATGACAAAGAATTAAAAGCAGTAAATGAAGAAGATACATGGAAGCTTAAAAAGGAAAATGGGATCTGGAAAGTCGTAAGACCAGAAATAAAACCTGTAGAAGAACAAATACAGGCTACAAACTAAGATGTAAGATGCAATATTGTTATGACCCTTTGTCATGTTTAGATTGATCATAATCAACCTAAGAAAGCAAAGGGTCATATAGCTTTATATAAGCAATTTTCAGTAAGTAAATATATCATAGAATTGATTTCGGTATTTTGTTTATTGCTATATGGGAACTAATAAATTAAAATAGATATGGACTCATAAATACTTCAGAAAGAGTGAATATATTGTTTGGATACGTGACACCTTATAAAAGTGAACTAAAAGTTAGAGAATATGATATGTTTAAAGCATATTACTGTGGTCTTTGCAAGACCCTTGGAAAAGAGTTTAATAATATAGTAAGGTTTGGGTTGAATTATGACTTGACCTTTTTAGCCTTATTGTTATCTTCCATAGAAGAAGAGAAAGAGATAATAACAAGAGAAGGTTGCATAGCTAATCCCATAAAAAAGAAGTTCATAGTAAATACAAATAAACCCTTAATTTATACTTCAAATATGAGCGTTATGCTCATATATTATAAGTTGTTAGATGATTGGAAGGACGAAAAATCCATAAAGTCTTTAATAGGGACTATTCCCTTTCTTTTTCCACTTAAAAAGGCAAACAATACATATAATAGTAAAGCACATATTATAAAAGAGTGCTTAGATAGACTTACAGAATTAGAAAAAAATAAATGTAGTCGAATAGATGAAGCTGCAGACACTTTCGGTAAGCTTATGGAAGAAATATCAGTTCCAGACTATATAGAAGATAACAAGATTGAAAGAGTGCTTAAATGGATAGGTTACAATCTTGGAAGGTGGATATATATATTAGATGCTTTTAATGATATAGAAGAAGATATTAAGAATGCTAGCTATAATCCTATACTCATACAATATAACTATAAAGATAGTGAGGAAATAGATTATTTTAAAAATAGGGTAGTAGCACCGATAGAATTTTCGCTGATCATGTCTTTAGAGGCAATTGCAAAAAGTTTTGAAATTCTTAATATTAGAAAAAATCAAGGTATAATTGAAAATATAATATACATGGGAACTCGACATAAGATGGACCTTATACTAAATAAAAGGGAGGGCTTAAAGCATGAGAAATCCATATCAAGTTTTAGAAATTAGAGAAGGTGCTAGTGAAGAGGAAATAAAAGCAGCATATAAAAGGTTGGTTAGAAAGTATCACCCAGACCAATACGCTAATAATCCCTTATCAGACTTAGCAGAAGAAAAATTAAAGGAAGTAAATGAGGCTTATGATATATTAATGAAAAACAAAAGTAACTATAACAGAAATCAAGAGAGTAATAATTGGGATAACCAGCAATATAATAATAGTAGTTCAAATCTTTATTCACAGATTAGAGCTCATATTGAAAGAGGGAATATTAATCAGGCAGATCAAATGTTAGAAGGCATAACAAATAGAGATGCTGAATGGAATTATTTAAAGGGAATTATATTTTTAAGACGTGGATGGTATGACATGGCGTATCAGCATATTCAACTAGCAGTAAATCTTGAACCTTATAATATTGAGTATAGATCAGCACTAAATAACCTAGCTTCTAGAGCAAATACATATAGAGATGTGGGAACAAGCAGAGGCTATAGAAATGATCCTTCTTTCTGTGAGATATGTCAGTGCTTAATCTGTAGCGACTGCCTATGTGAATGTTTGGGAGGAGACCTTATAAGCTGTTGTGTTTTTTAGGAGGTAATATAATTGAGAAGATATACCAGTAAATCACAGAAAGTTGCTCTAGGTGGCATAGTGACTCTTTTATCAACTGTATCACTATATATATCTTCTATACTACCGACAAATAGACTTTTTTTCTTTGCTTTAAGTACATTTTTTCTTGCAGTGATTATTATTGAGAGTAATATTAGACTTGGAATATTAGTTTATTTTACTTCATCCATACTTAGCTTTATTTTAATAC harbors:
- the rnhA gene encoding ribonuclease HI: MENKIIIYTDGACSGNQHDENVGGYGAVLIYKDNRKEIFGGEVNTTNNRMELKACIKALEALKRKDIPVEIHTDSAYLCNCFNQKWYVKWQKNGWMNSKKEPVENKDLWSELIDLVNNFKSISFVKVKGHSGVELNELADALANRGMSELKK
- a CDS encoding putative glycoside hydrolase, which translates into the protein MRKYLILSTLIVLVLALSLLVTGCQASKDPSDGKVVQADTIDDEKNEQKEENKNKEEISEEEKRAEYEKKIAEREALEEQRKKDLGDFYVPLLPLDDNREIKKVEAKGLFVTGNVAGMPVDKANVQLYADYTRALHEKNNTKINELKSQADNLNKFEKILGIAVATEINTLVIDVKDDDGRMTYKSNIAIVEQVEADKNPRIKDVKALIELLKEYDIYPIARIVTFKDKNFASHRTDHAIQLKSGGVWRDNKGVAWVNPYDKFVWDYNIAIAKEAVLNGFEEIQFDYIRFPDNAKKYNPITDFPGRDGRAKDEAIEDFLEYAKQELEPYKVNIAADVFGVITKSWDDKPEDIGQTWRKMARSIDYMCPMIYPSHYSTGWYGYKVPDQEPYGVLAGALKEAIERNASLKNPPVIRPWIQGFTATWVPGYIKYNPKEVREQILAGKELGINEYLVWNASNVYDPLAYFPMEAENNVIHPAKRPDKEKDLIGRTPESVLKDYLSAEKNKVYSKMYLLTPIKDRVFDYEEFKASIESLNLKLIKFDVREYTLIDENNAEVKLSYEYSQQIDDKELKAVNEEDTWKLKKENGIWKVVRPEIKPVEEQIQATN
- a CDS encoding DUF5685 family protein, producing MTPYKSELKVREYDMFKAYYCGLCKTLGKEFNNIVRFGLNYDLTFLALLLSSIEEEKEIITREGCIANPIKKKFIVNTNKPLIYTSNMSVMLIYYKLLDDWKDEKSIKSLIGTIPFLFPLKKANNTYNSKAHIIKECLDRLTELEKNKCSRIDEAADTFGKLMEEISVPDYIEDNKIERVLKWIGYNLGRWIYILDAFNDIEEDIKNASYNPILIQYNYKDSEEIDYFKNRVVAPIEFSLIMSLEAIAKSFEILNIRKNQGIIENIIYMGTRHKMDLILNKREGLKHEKSISSFRN
- a CDS encoding DnaJ domain-containing protein: MRNPYQVLEIREGASEEEIKAAYKRLVRKYHPDQYANNPLSDLAEEKLKEVNEAYDILMKNKSNYNRNQESNNWDNQQYNNSSSNLYSQIRAHIERGNINQADQMLEGITNRDAEWNYLKGIIFLRRGWYDMAYQHIQLAVNLEPYNIEYRSALNNLASRANTYRDVGTSRGYRNDPSFCEICQCLICSDCLCECLGGDLISCCVF